Proteins encoded by one window of Alphaproteobacteria bacterium CG11_big_fil_rev_8_21_14_0_20_39_49:
- a CDS encoding IMP dehydrogenase, producing the protein MSIKFPEALTFDDVLLTPAFSEVLPSQVDVNTYITKDIRLGIPLMSSAMDTVTESRLAIAMAQSGGIGCIHKNFSITEQSDEVRKVKKFESGMVINPVTISPDATLKDAIELAHKNNISGIPVVENSNGKLVGMLSNRDVRFVNDERKKVSELMTKDNLVTVKEGVSREEAKKLLHKHRIEKLLVVDEGYKCVGLITVNDIEKSEKYPNSCRDDMGRLRVAAAVGTGADCEERVTALVEAGVDLIIVDTAHGHSQGVLNAVSRIRKIKGNFGLVGGNVATADAAKALIDAGVDTVKVGIGPGSICTTRIVAGVGVPQLTAIMNVAKVCEKNDIKVIADGGIKFSGDLAKAIAAGADCVMMGSLLAGTEEAPGEVVLYQGRSYKSYRGMGSVGAMARGSADRYFQQEIKDSLKLVPEGVEGLVPFKGHVSGVLHQMVGGLKAAMGYTGNKNIPDMKGGCEFVRITNAGLKESHAHDITITREAPNYGFSEN; encoded by the coding sequence ATGTCTATAAAATTCCCCGAAGCTCTCACATTTGATGATGTTCTACTTACTCCCGCTTTTTCTGAAGTGTTGCCTTCACAGGTTGATGTAAATACTTATATAACAAAAGATATTAGGCTCGGCATTCCTTTGATGTCATCGGCTATGGATACGGTTACCGAATCACGCCTTGCAATAGCTATGGCACAAAGCGGCGGAATAGGGTGTATCCATAAGAATTTTTCGATAACCGAACAAAGTGATGAAGTCCGTAAGGTAAAGAAATTTGAATCGGGAATGGTTATTAACCCCGTAACTATCAGCCCTGACGCAACGCTCAAAGACGCAATTGAACTTGCACATAAAAATAATATTTCCGGTATCCCTGTCGTTGAAAACAGTAACGGCAAGCTCGTAGGCATGTTAAGCAACCGTGATGTGCGTTTTGTCAACGATGAGAGAAAGAAAGTTTCCGAACTCATGACTAAAGATAATCTGGTCACCGTAAAAGAAGGGGTGAGTAGGGAAGAGGCTAAAAAATTATTACATAAACACCGTATAGAAAAATTACTGGTGGTAGATGAAGGTTATAAATGCGTCGGGCTTATAACGGTAAATGATATTGAAAAATCAGAAAAATACCCTAATTCGTGTCGTGATGATATGGGACGTTTAAGGGTTGCTGCGGCAGTAGGTACGGGTGCTGATTGTGAAGAACGTGTGACGGCTTTGGTGGAGGCGGGGGTAGACTTGATTATAGTCGATACCGCACACGGACATTCGCAAGGGGTATTGAACGCTGTTAGTAGGATAAGAAAAATAAAAGGCAATTTCGGTCTGGTAGGGGGCAATGTAGCGACAGCCGATGCTGCTAAGGCTTTGATTGATGCCGGTGTGGACACGGTTAAGGTGGGTATCGGTCCGGGTTCCATATGCACGACAAGGATAGTTGCAGGTGTGGGCGTGCCTCAGCTTACCGCCATTATGAATGTTGCCAAGGTGTGTGAAAAGAACGATATTAAAGTCATTGCCGACGGAGGTATAAAATTCTCAGGAGATTTGGCAAAGGCAATAGCTGCGGGAGCCGATTGCGTAATGATGGGGTCGTTGCTTGCCGGTACGGAGGAAGCTCCCGGAGAGGTTGTCTTGTATCAGGGGCGTTCTTATAAGTCTTACAGGGGCATGGGATCGGTCGGTGCTATGGCACGCGGTTCCGCTGATAGATACTTCCAGCAGGAAATAAAGGACTCTTTAAAATTAGTGCCGGAAGGAGTGGAAGGGCTTGTGCCGTTCAAGGGGCATGTGTCGGGAGTTCTACACCAGATGGTAGGCGGTCTTAAGGCGGCTATGGGTTATACGGGTAACAAAAATATACCTGATATGAAAGGCGGTTGTGAGTTTGTAAGAATAACTAATGCCGGATTAAAAGAGAGTCATGCACATGACATTACTATTACACGTGAGGCTCCGAATTATGGCTTTAGTGAAAATTAA
- a CDS encoding ribonucleoside-diphosphate reductase subunit alpha, with protein sequence MNSICIDNSKDNNLTEFGKAVLADRYLLPGETYQTLFARVSAYYGDDKEHAQRLYDYMSDLWFMPATPILSNGGTKRGLPISCFLNETEDSLNGIVDLWNENVWLAARGGGIGSYWGNLRAIGETVRGNGKTSGVVPFIRVQDSLTLAISQGSLRRGSSAVYLPVWHPEIEEFIDIRRPTGGDPNRKALNIHHAVVIPDDFMKAVERDDIWELRSPKDNSAISIMKARDLWIKILTARLETGEPYLLFIDNVNKNVPESYKRLGLKVKTSNLCSEITLATGYDHHEKERTAVCCLSSLNLERYDEWCDNPLFITDIMRMLDNVLQDFIDSAPPSMYKAAYSASRERSIGLGVMGFHSFLQAKSIPMESVMAKVWNGKIFKHIRAEADKASELLAEERGACPDAEEVGLMERFTHKLSIAPTASISIICGNSSPGIEPYAANSFTQKTLTGSFVVRNKNLKKLLGEKGQDNDETWSSIATHEGSVQQLDFLTDEEKDVYKTSVEVDQRWIIEHAADRTPYICQAQSVNVFLPGDVQKSELHDIHYQAWKKGLKSLYYCRSTSIQRAEKVSHKVPDIAAMVAAAVGIEIENDVEKKSNKIEYDECLACQ encoded by the coding sequence ATTAATTCAATCTGCATAGATAATTCTAAAGACAACAACCTTACGGAGTTTGGAAAAGCCGTTCTTGCCGACCGTTATTTATTACCGGGAGAGACTTACCAGACATTATTCGCACGTGTTTCGGCATATTACGGTGATGACAAAGAACACGCTCAAAGATTATATGACTATATGAGCGACCTGTGGTTTATGCCTGCAACCCCTATACTTAGCAACGGCGGTACAAAAAGAGGTTTGCCTATTTCATGCTTTTTAAATGAAACCGAAGACAGCCTGAACGGCATAGTAGACCTATGGAATGAAAATGTATGGCTGGCAGCTCGTGGCGGCGGCATAGGAAGCTATTGGGGAAATCTGAGGGCGATTGGTGAAACGGTGCGTGGCAACGGTAAAACATCGGGTGTTGTGCCGTTCATAAGGGTGCAGGACTCCCTTACTTTAGCAATTTCACAAGGCTCATTAAGAAGAGGAAGCTCTGCCGTTTATCTGCCCGTATGGCACCCTGAAATAGAAGAATTCATTGATATAAGAAGACCTACAGGCGGCGACCCCAACAGAAAAGCTCTAAACATTCACCATGCCGTTGTAATACCTGATGATTTCATGAAAGCCGTAGAGCGTGACGATATATGGGAGCTTCGCAGCCCTAAGGATAATTCGGCAATTTCTATCATGAAAGCTCGTGACCTTTGGATAAAGATACTTACCGCAAGATTAGAAACAGGTGAGCCTTACCTACTGTTCATAGATAATGTTAATAAAAACGTTCCTGAGTCTTATAAACGGCTTGGACTAAAAGTAAAAACATCTAACTTATGCAGCGAGATAACTTTAGCTACAGGTTATGACCACCACGAAAAAGAACGCACGGCGGTTTGCTGCCTGTCTTCGCTGAATCTTGAAAGATATGACGAGTGGTGTGACAATCCTTTATTTATCACTGACATTATGAGAATGCTCGATAACGTTCTACAAGACTTTATTGATTCGGCTCCCCCGTCTATGTACAAAGCCGCCTACTCCGCCTCTCGTGAACGCAGCATCGGACTTGGTGTTATGGGCTTTCACTCTTTCCTTCAGGCAAAGAGCATTCCTATGGAATCCGTAATGGCGAAAGTCTGGAACGGCAAGATTTTCAAACACATACGGGCGGAAGCTGATAAAGCGTCCGAACTTCTGGCAGAAGAGCGTGGTGCCTGCCCTGATGCGGAAGAAGTCGGTCTGATGGAGCGTTTTACTCATAAACTTTCCATAGCTCCTACAGCTTCCATATCAATTATTTGCGGCAACTCCTCACCGGGTATTGAGCCTTACGCGGCAAATAGCTTTACGCAAAAAACGCTTACCGGCTCTTTTGTAGTGAGGAATAAAAACCTTAAAAAGCTTTTAGGAGAAAAAGGGCAGGATAATGATGAAACATGGTCTTCAATAGCAACGCATGAAGGTTCGGTACAGCAGCTTGACTTCCTAACCGATGAGGAAAAAGATGTCTACAAAACATCCGTTGAGGTCGACCAGCGTTGGATAATAGAACATGCGGCAGATAGAACGCCTTATATTTGTCAGGCACAGTCGGTTAATGTGTTCCTGCCGGGCGATGTTCAAAAAAGCGAGTTGCACGACATTCACTATCAGGCGTGGAAAAAGGGATTGAAAAGCCTTTATTATTGCCGCTCCACATCAATTCAGCGTGCCGAGAAGGTTTCTCACAAAGTTCCTGATATTGCAGCAATGGTAGCAGCAGCCGTCGGGATTGAAATTGAGAACGATGTAGAGAAAAAAAGTAACAAAATAGAATATGATGAGTGCTTGGCTTGTCAGTAA
- a CDS encoding ribonucleotide-diphosphate reductase subunit beta: MSLLNAKPIYKPFQYPWAYEAWHTQQKIHWLPEEIPMGDDVKDWRYNITESERHLLTQIFRFFTQADIEVNNCYMKNYAQVFQPTEIQMMLSAFSNMETIHIAAYSHLLDTIGMPEAEYMAFLKYKEMKDKYDYMQEFNVSSKRDIAKTLAVFGAFTEGLQLFASFAILLNFPRHNKMKGMGQVVTWSVRDESLHCNSIIRLFKTFLDENPEVWTEDLKRELYVACSTIISHEDAFIDLAFEMGDIEGLTADDVKKYIRYIGDRRLLQLGLQSMHHIEKNPLPWIDEILNGVEHANFFENRVTEYTKAATRGTWEDAFSGMDSQNSNKKELETEDA; encoded by the coding sequence ATGTCACTATTAAATGCAAAACCTATATATAAACCGTTTCAATATCCATGGGCATATGAGGCTTGGCATACACAACAAAAAATTCACTGGCTGCCGGAAGAAATTCCGATGGGTGACGATGTAAAAGACTGGCGTTATAACATAACGGAAAGCGAGCGGCACTTGCTGACCCAGATATTCCGTTTTTTCACTCAAGCCGATATTGAAGTGAATAATTGCTATATGAAGAACTACGCACAGGTTTTTCAGCCTACCGAGATTCAGATGATGCTTTCGGCATTTTCAAATATGGAAACAATACACATTGCCGCCTACTCTCACCTGTTGGACACAATCGGCATGCCTGAGGCAGAGTATATGGCTTTCCTCAAATATAAGGAAATGAAAGACAAATACGACTATATGCAGGAATTCAATGTAAGCAGCAAAAGGGACATTGCAAAAACTCTGGCGGTTTTCGGTGCGTTCACCGAGGGGTTACAGCTTTTCGCATCATTTGCTATACTGCTTAATTTCCCTCGTCATAACAAAATGAAAGGCATGGGGCAGGTTGTGACATGGTCTGTGCGTGATGAAAGCCTGCACTGCAACTCGATAATACGTTTATTCAAAACATTTTTAGACGAAAATCCTGAGGTTTGGACAGAAGACTTAAAGCGTGAACTTTATGTTGCATGTTCCACTATTATCTCGCATGAGGACGCTTTTATCGACCTTGCATTTGAAATGGGCGATATTGAAGGACTGACCGCAGATGATGTAAAAAAATATATCAGATATATTGGCGACAGGAGACTATTACAATTAGGCTTGCAGTCTATGCATCACATCGAAAAAAACCCTCTGCCATGGATTGATGAAATATTAAACGGCGTTGAACATGCTAATTTCTTTGAAAACAGAGTGACCGAATACACAAAGGCAGCCACTCGGGGAACATGGGAAGATGCTTTTTCAGGAATGGATTCCCAAAATTCCAATAAAAAAGAACTAGAGACTGAAGACGCTTAA
- a CDS encoding 5-methyltetrahydropteroyltriglutamate--homocysteine S-methyltransferase, producing the protein MAISANLGFPRIGAKRELKKAVEAYWKGELNQEELKAAASDIRSENWEYQKQAGLDVIPSNDFSLYDQVLDMIALVGAVPQRYKHNGGDVSLNTYFAMARGAQKDGLDVKAMQMTKWFDTNYHYIVPEFSKGQEFALSSSKIFDEYKEAKALGIQTRPVILGPVSFLALGKTHDEGFNRIDLLPKLLQVYGAIISKLGELGADWIQIDEPCLVLDLEANVRDAYKTAFAAIASAASSAGIKTQLTTYFGGLKDNLDVATELPVNALHVDLVRSPEQLDNVLAKIGKNVKISLGVVDGRNIWKNNFAKSLEIINKAVEKVGSDNVIIAPSCSLLHSPVDLDSEVELEEEIKSWLSFARQKVKEIAVLTKAVNEGEDSVCAILEENAKAHQNRKTSKLIHNDEVKKRASSVTQSMFSRKSPYKERAKVQRKEIDMPVLPTTTIGSFPQTQEVRTQRAKFKSGELTSEQYNKFLREEAVRCIRFQEQCGIDILVHGEFERNDMVEYFGEQLNGFAFTKFGWVQSYGSRCVKPPVIFGDVSRDKPMTVDWAKFSQEQTDKYMKGMLTGPVTILQWSFVRDDQPRSETCKQIGLAIRDEVVDLESAGIKIIQIDEAALREGLPLRKSEWSEYLKWAVEAFRLSASGVKDGTQIHTHMCYSEFNDIIKSIGEMDADVISVETSRSQMELLDAFASFKYPNEIGPGVYDIHSPRVPSQQEMEELLRLALKNLTAEQLWVNPDCGLKTRGWKEVEPALKAMVAAAKAVRADIESGAIAQAS; encoded by the coding sequence ATGGCTATATCGGCAAATCTTGGTTTTCCAAGAATCGGAGCTAAAAGAGAATTGAAAAAAGCCGTAGAGGCATATTGGAAAGGTGAGCTAAATCAGGAAGAGCTGAAAGCTGCCGCTTCGGATATCCGTTCGGAAAATTGGGAGTATCAGAAGCAGGCGGGTCTTGATGTGATACCTTCAAATGATTTTTCGCTATATGATCAGGTGCTTGACATGATAGCACTGGTCGGTGCGGTTCCTCAAAGGTACAAACATAACGGTGGTGATGTAAGCCTTAATACGTATTTTGCAATGGCAAGAGGCGCTCAAAAAGACGGTCTGGACGTTAAAGCCATGCAAATGACCAAGTGGTTCGATACGAACTATCACTATATAGTGCCTGAATTTTCTAAAGGGCAGGAATTCGCATTATCTTCATCTAAGATATTCGATGAGTATAAAGAAGCTAAAGCGTTGGGAATTCAGACACGTCCCGTTATTCTTGGACCTGTTTCTTTTCTGGCACTTGGTAAAACTCATGATGAAGGTTTTAACCGGATTGATTTATTGCCTAAGCTCCTTCAGGTTTATGGGGCTATAATTTCAAAGTTGGGTGAGCTTGGTGCGGATTGGATTCAAATTGATGAGCCTTGCCTTGTTCTTGATCTGGAAGCTAATGTGCGTGATGCATATAAAACGGCATTTGCAGCAATAGCTTCTGCCGCATCTTCTGCCGGCATCAAAACGCAACTTACTACTTATTTCGGTGGGTTGAAGGATAATCTTGATGTGGCGACCGAGCTTCCTGTAAATGCTTTACATGTTGATCTTGTGCGTTCGCCCGAGCAGTTGGATAATGTTTTAGCAAAAATAGGTAAAAACGTTAAAATATCTTTAGGTGTGGTTGACGGACGTAATATCTGGAAAAATAATTTTGCTAAGTCACTTGAAATCATTAATAAAGCCGTAGAAAAAGTAGGTAGTGATAATGTAATTATCGCTCCTAGCTGTTCATTGCTGCATTCTCCCGTTGACCTTGATAGCGAAGTTGAATTGGAAGAAGAAATAAAGTCATGGCTTTCGTTTGCTCGTCAGAAAGTGAAAGAAATAGCCGTACTTACAAAAGCCGTTAATGAAGGTGAAGATTCGGTGTGTGCGATTTTAGAAGAAAACGCTAAAGCCCATCAGAACAGAAAAACTTCTAAACTTATTCATAATGATGAGGTTAAAAAGCGTGCATCGTCAGTAACGCAAAGTATGTTCTCCCGCAAGTCCCCTTATAAGGAGCGTGCTAAAGTACAGCGTAAAGAAATAGATATGCCCGTGTTGCCTACGACAACTATAGGCTCGTTCCCTCAAACTCAAGAGGTGAGGACGCAGCGTGCCAAGTTTAAAAGTGGCGAGCTAACATCTGAACAATATAACAAATTCCTTAGGGAGGAGGCTGTTCGTTGTATCAGGTTCCAAGAGCAATGCGGAATTGATATTCTTGTCCATGGTGAGTTTGAAAGAAACGACATGGTGGAATATTTCGGAGAGCAGTTGAACGGTTTTGCATTCACTAAGTTTGGTTGGGTACAAAGCTATGGCTCACGTTGTGTGAAGCCTCCGGTAATCTTCGGTGATGTTTCCCGTGATAAGCCTATGACCGTAGATTGGGCTAAATTCTCTCAGGAACAAACCGACAAATATATGAAAGGCATGTTAACAGGACCGGTTACTATATTGCAGTGGAGTTTCGTGCGTGACGACCAGCCTCGTTCTGAAACCTGTAAACAGATAGGTTTGGCGATACGTGATGAGGTTGTTGACCTTGAATCTGCCGGTATTAAGATAATCCAGATAGATGAAGCTGCCCTGCGTGAAGGTCTGCCTTTGCGTAAAAGTGAGTGGAGCGAATATCTGAAATGGGCTGTTGAGGCTTTCAGGCTTAGTGCTTCCGGCGTTAAAGACGGTACTCAAATACACACTCATATGTGTTATTCCGAGTTCAACGACATCATTAAGTCAATCGGTGAAATGGACGCAGATGTTATATCCGTTGAAACGTCCCGTTCACAAATGGAACTGCTTGACGCATTTGCAAGCTTTAAATATCCTAATGAAATAGGACCGGGCGTATATGATATTCATAGCCCTCGTGTTCCTAGTCAGCAGGAAATGGAAGAATTATTGCGTTTGGCTTTGAAGAACCTTACTGCCGAACAGTTATGGGTTAACCCTGACTGCGGTCTTAAAACCCGTGGCTGGAAAGAGGTTGAGCCTGCTTTAAAAGCGATGGTGGCTGCGGCTAAGGCTGTTAGGGCTGATATTGAGTCAGGAGCGATAGCTCAGGCTTCTTGA
- the gltA gene encoding citrate (Si)-synthase (type II enzyme; in Escherichia coli this enzyme forms a trimer of dimers which is allosterically inhibited by NADH and competitively inhibited by alpha-ketoglutarate; allosteric inhibition is lost when Cys206 is chemically modified which also affects hexamer formation; forms oxaloacetate and acetyl-CoA and water from citrate and coenzyme A; functions in TCA cycle, glyoxylate cycle and respiration; enzyme from Helicobacter pylori is not inhibited by NADH), with amino-acid sequence MTTKTANTAKLTISGMKKELEFPVLKGTEGPSVIDVASLYKEADVFTYDPGFMSTASCQSKITYIDGEKGILRYRGYEISELASKSNYLEVCYLLLYGELPDKKQFKEFSKKITEHTMVHEQLQFMYRGYPRAAHPMAIMSGAFSSLSAFYHDSIDIFDPEQRDIAAHRMIAKIPTLAAMAYKYSIGQPFIYPRNDLDFSANFLNMLFAVPAEKYQINPVLAKAMDMIFILHADHEQNASTSTVRLAGSSGANPFACIGAGIASLWGPAHGGANEAVINMLEEIGDMKNIPEFIKRAKDKDDPFRLMGFGHRVYKNYDPRASVLRKACHDVLKELGKKNTPMLDIAQKLEEIALTDKYFIDRKLYPNVDFYSGIIYKAMGIPSAMFTVMFAIARTAGWVAQWKEMVEDPAQKIGRPRQLYTGATLRKYKAISSR; translated from the coding sequence ATGACTACTAAGACAGCTAATACGGCAAAATTAACCATTTCAGGTATGAAGAAGGAGTTAGAATTCCCCGTTCTAAAAGGCACTGAGGGACCTAGCGTTATTGATGTGGCTTCATTGTACAAAGAGGCAGATGTATTTACATACGATCCGGGATTTATGTCTACCGCCTCGTGCCAGTCAAAAATTACATATATTGACGGTGAAAAAGGAATATTAAGGTATAGAGGCTACGAAATATCCGAACTGGCATCAAAAAGTAACTACCTTGAAGTGTGTTACCTTCTATTATACGGTGAACTACCTGACAAAAAGCAATTTAAGGAATTTTCAAAAAAAATCACAGAACATACAATGGTACATGAACAGTTACAATTCATGTATCGGGGCTATCCTAGGGCTGCCCACCCTATGGCTATTATGTCGGGGGCGTTCTCATCTCTTTCAGCCTTTTACCACGATTCAATAGATATATTTGATCCCGAACAGCGTGATATAGCTGCACACCGTATGATAGCCAAGATACCTACGTTGGCGGCAATGGCTTATAAATACTCAATCGGACAGCCATTCATCTATCCTAGAAATGATTTGGATTTCTCCGCAAACTTCCTGAATATGCTATTTGCGGTTCCGGCTGAGAAATATCAGATAAATCCTGTTTTAGCTAAGGCTATGGATATGATATTTATTTTACATGCCGACCATGAGCAAAATGCTTCTACCTCAACGGTAAGGCTTGCAGGCTCATCGGGGGCTAATCCTTTTGCTTGTATCGGAGCCGGTATAGCGTCACTTTGGGGACCTGCTCACGGGGGAGCTAATGAGGCGGTGATAAATATGCTTGAGGAAATCGGCGATATGAAAAATATTCCTGAGTTCATTAAGCGTGCAAAAGATAAGGACGATCCTTTCAGGCTTATGGGTTTCGGTCATAGGGTGTATAAAAATTATGATCCGCGTGCATCGGTGTTAAGAAAAGCGTGTCATGACGTGCTAAAAGAGTTGGGTAAAAAAAATACTCCTATGCTGGATATTGCCCAAAAACTAGAGGAAATTGCCCTTACCGATAAATATTTTATTGATAGGAAGCTATATCCTAACGTGGATTTCTATTCAGGTATTATCTATAAGGCGATGGGGATTCCGTCGGCTATGTTTACGGTTATGTTCGCAATAGCCAGAACCGCAGGCTGGGTTGCCCAGTGGAAAGAAATGGTTGAAGATCCGGCTCAGAAAATCGGTCGTCCAAGGCAGCTATATACAGGTGCAACGCTTAGAAAATATAAAGCGATAAGTAGCAGGTAA
- a CDS encoding divalent-cation tolerance protein CutA → MHIIYITAPSKEEALKISQGLIANKLVACCNIIDGVTSVYEWEGEIKQEPEYIIIAKTSSAVAEDAIKYIKSIHPYECQCVISVKTEKSDKEFSKWVESYCQNKA, encoded by the coding sequence ATGCATATTATATATATTACAGCTCCATCAAAAGAAGAAGCCTTAAAAATATCTCAGGGCTTGATTGCTAATAAATTAGTTGCCTGCTGCAACATAATTGACGGTGTCACCTCGGTATATGAGTGGGAAGGAGAAATAAAACAAGAACCTGAATACATCATAATAGCAAAAACTTCCTCAGCCGTTGCAGAAGATGCTATAAAATATATAAAATCTATACACCCGTATGAATGCCAGTGCGTGATATCCGTTAAAACAGAAAAATCCGATAAGGAATTTAGTAAATGGGTTGAATCTTACTGCCAAAACAAAGCGTAA